A window of Thermodesulfobacteriota bacterium genomic DNA:
AGTTTTGGAGATCTAAAAATGAAAGCAGTTATTACGGGTGGCACTGGATTTATCGGGAGTAGGCTCGTAGAGAGATTAGCTGAGAAGGGATATGAAGTTAGATGTCTGGTCAGAAAATCCAGTCACATTGAACCCTTGAAGAAATTGGGAGTTGAATTGTGCTACGGCGATCTTTCGGATCACGATTCGCTCAGAAAGTTAACAAAAGGTGGAGATTTGGTATATCATCTGGCGGCAATGGTCACCGACTGGGGTTCCAGGCGAGATTTTTACAGTATGAATGTTGATGGAACTAGGGTTCTATTAGAGGCATCCTGGGATTCGGGCGTGAAGAGGTTTATACATATGAGCACTTCGACAGTTGTCTGGAAGTCAGACTTTTGGGAAGTCCACGATATTAACGATATAGACGAGAGCTACCCGTATCCGGAAAAGTACAACGATGATTACAACGAAACCAAGGCGGAGGCTGAGAGGTTTGTAACAAAGTTCCACGAGAGGACAGGCCTTGAAACCATCGTGCTCAGGCCGTCGAATGTATGGGGAGCAGGAGATAGGGTAATACTTCCAAGAATAGCTTTGGCAGCCAAGAAGGGTATCCTTTTTCCGATGGGGAGCGGACACAGATGGGTTTCGCCCTGCCATGTCGACAACCTCGTCCATGCGCTCGTGCTTTCGGCTGAAAGCGATAATCATGGAGGAAATATTTATTTCATCAATGACGGTGTAAAAATAGAGCACATTGAATTCCTGTCCAAGCTTCTCGGCGCGGTTGGGATAAAATGGGCGCCAAAATTTACGATACCTTATTCAATTGCTTATGGCGTGGCTTACGCAATGGAGACCTTATTCAAAATAGTCAATTCCAAAAACCCTCCTGTGTTAACCAGATTTGCCGTTGCAGCGCTTGCAGGAAGTAGGAGTTACAGTATCGAAAAGGCTAAAAAGGAAATCGGGTACAAGCCAATTGTAAATATGGATGAAGGTCTCAGGCAACTCGCTGATTGGATTGAAGGTATCGGCGGTGTAGAGAGATTGCTGAAAAACTGAACAAACACTTCCATATTACCAACTCGTTGGATACAATCTTCCTATTTACAAGGATTAGTAAGTATTCTAAATATAATTTACGAACACAGTTTATTCCTTATTTCATAGGTCTTTTATTTTCTTGTTATTGTTTCGGATACTCATAATTGGATACCACTGGCTTTGATATACACATCGACGGGCTTTCAAAATCATTTGGAAGCCTTCAGGCGTTAAGCGGAATCGATCTTAGTGTCGGAGAGGGAGAATTTCTTACAATATTCGGACCCAATGGTGCGGGTAAGACAACGCTGCTGAGAATTCTATCTTCTCTAACGAAACCTACAGCCGGAAGGATACTGGTAGCAGGGCACGATATAAGAATAGAACCTCAAAAGATAAGAGAATCCGTCGGCTTCATTTCACATCAG
This region includes:
- a CDS encoding NAD-dependent epimerase/dehydratase family protein, with translation MKAVITGGTGFIGSRLVERLAEKGYEVRCLVRKSSHIEPLKKLGVELCYGDLSDHDSLRKLTKGGDLVYHLAAMVTDWGSRRDFYSMNVDGTRVLLEASWDSGVKRFIHMSTSTVVWKSDFWEVHDINDIDESYPYPEKYNDDYNETKAEAERFVTKFHERTGLETIVLRPSNVWGAGDRVILPRIALAAKKGILFPMGSGHRWVSPCHVDNLVHALVLSAESDNHGGNIYFINDGVKIEHIEFLSKLLGAVGIKWAPKFTIPYSIAYGVAYAMETLFKIVNSKNPPVLTRFAVAALAGSRSYSIEKAKKEIGYKPIVNMDEGLRQLADWIEGIGGVERLLKN